One Cucurbita pepo subsp. pepo cultivar mu-cu-16 chromosome LG07, ASM280686v2, whole genome shotgun sequence genomic region harbors:
- the LOC111798572 gene encoding probable xyloglucan glycosyltransferase 12 isoform X1 — protein sequence MANWWRKESHKGTPVVVKMENPNWSMVELQGPSDDDFIIAAESPPGRIREKGRGKNAKQLTWVLLLKAHKAAGCLTSIGSALVNIGAAVKRRVASGKTDADLDNDNDNADSGVRENPTVKTRFYLFIKIFLWVSVGLLGFEVAAYYKGWHFSAPHLELNYFWAYPFGVKDVFDWIYSKWVVIRVDYVAPPLQFLANVCIVLFLIQTLDRLILCLGCFWIRFKKIKPVPNASAFDLESGETGYFPMVLVQIPMCNEKEVYQQSIAAVCNLDWPKDKLLIQVLDDSDDPITVLLIQEEVRKWQQLNANIVYRHRVIREGYKAGNLKSAMSCSYVKDYEFVAIFDADFQPASDFLKRTLPHFKDNEELGLVQARWSFVNKDENLLTRLQNINLAFHFEVEQQVNGVFLNFFGFNGTAGVWRIKALEEAGGWLERTTVEDMDIAVRAHLHGWKFIFLNDVECQCELPESYEAYRKQQHRWHSGPMQLFRLCLPDIVRSKIGIWKKFNLIFLFFLLRKLILPFYSFTLFCIILPMTMFVPEAVLPAWVVCYIPATMSFLNILPAPKFFPFIVPYLLFENTMSVTKFNAMVSGLFQLGSAYEWVVTKKSGRSSEGDLVSMVGKKELNTEKSASATNLEEIELIQKQDKNLSKKKHNRIYMKELALAFLLLTASARSLLSAQGIHFYFLMFQGISFLLVGLDLIGEQVV from the exons ATGGCTAATTGGTGGAGAAAAGAGAGCCATAAAGGAACCCCTGTTGTTGTAAAGATGGAGAATCCCAACTGGTCAATGGTTGAACTTCAAGGCCCTTCCGATGATGACTTCATTATCGCCGCCGAGTCGCCGCCGGGTAGAATCAGAGAGAAAGGACGAGGAAAAAACGCCAAGCAACTCACTtgggttcttcttcttaaagCTCATAAGGCTGCCGGTTGTTTAACTTCCATTGGCTCTGCATTGGTTAACATCGGCGCTGCTGTTAAACGCCGTGTTGCTTCCGGTAAAACCGATGCCGACCTCGACAACGACAATGACAACGCCGACAGCGGcgtgagggaaaacccaactGTCAAAACCaggttttatttgtttattaagaTTTTCCTTTGGGTGTCGGTGGGTCTGTTAGGGTTTGAAGTGGCGGCGTATTACAAGGGCTGGCATTTTAGCGCACCCCATCTTGAATTGAACTACTTTTGGGCATACCCATTTGGGGTTAAGGATGTTTTTGATTGGATTTACTCGAAATGGGTTGTGATTCGTGTGGATTATGTTGCTCCTCCTCTCCAGTTTTTGGCCAATGTTTGTATAGTGTTGTTCCTCATTCAAACTCTGGATAGGTTGATTCTTTGTTTGGGTTGTTTCTGGATCCGCttcaagaaaatcaaaccGGTTCCTAATGCTTCGGCGTTCGATCTTGAATCTGGAGAGACTGGTTACTTCCCTATGGTTCTTGTTCAGATCCCAATGTGCAATGAAAAAGAG GTTTATCAGCAATCAATTGCTGCTGTATGCAACTTAGACTGGCCAAAAGACAAGTTACTGATTCAGGTTCTCGACGACTCGGATGATCCAATCACCGTATTGCTGATCCAAGAGGAGGTTCGTAAATGGCAGCAACTCAACGCCAACATCGTGTACCGACATAGGGTGATTCGAGAGGGGTATAAGGCAGGCAATCTCAAGTCTGCCATGAGTTGCAGCTATGTCAAAGACTATGAATTTGTTGCTATCTTTGATGCTGATTTTCAACCTGCCTCTGATTTCCTTAAAAGAACACTTCCTCATTTTAAG GATAACGAGGAACTTGGACTCGTTCAAGCGCGGTGGTCGTTCGTTAACAAGGACGAGAACTTGTTAACCCGATTGCAGAACATTAACTTAGCCTTCCATTTCGAGGTGGAGCAACAGGTTAATGgagtttttcttaatttctttggATTCAATGGCACGGCTGGTGTTTGGAGGATTAAGGCTCTTGAAGAAGCCGGTGGATGGCTGGAAAGAACCACGGTTGAGGACATGGACATTGCGGTTCGTGCTCATCTTCATGGCTGGAAATTCATATTCCTCAACGATGTAGAG TGCCAATGTGAATTACCCGAATCGTATGAAGCGTATAGAAAACAACAGCACCGATGGCATTCTGGACCGATGCAATTGTTTCGTCTTTGTTTGCCTGATATCGTTCGATCAAAG ATTGGCATATGGAAGAAATTCAACTTGATCTTCCTGTTCTTTCTGCTACGAAAGCTGATATTACCGTTTTATTCATTTACACTTTTCTGCATTATTCTTCCGATGACGATGTTCGTTCCCGAAGCCGTGTTACCTGCGTGGGTCGTATGTTACATTCCAGCCACCATGTCTTTTCTCAACATTCTTCCAGCACCAAAGTTCTTCCCTTTCATTGTCCCTTACCTCCTTTTCGAGAACACAATGTCGGTAACAAAGTTCAACGCAATGGTTTCGGGACTTTTTCAACTCGGCAGTGCATACGAATGGGTCGTTACGAAGAAATCAGGTCGATCCTCCGAGGGTGATCTCGTCTCGATGGTCGGGAAAAAAGAGTTGAACACTGAAAAGAGTGCATCAGCTACCAACCTTGAGGAGATTGAGTTAATACAAAAACAGGACAAGAATTTGTCGAAGAAGAAGCATAATAGAATATACATGAAGGAACTAGCATTGGCTTTCCTTCTTCTAACAGCCTCAGCTAGAAGCCTTCTCTCAGCTCAAGGGATTCATTTCTACTTCTTGATGTTTCAAGGAATATCCTTTCTCCTCGTCGGTCTCGACTTGATCGGCGAGCAGGTTGTTTGA
- the LOC111798369 gene encoding dnaJ protein P58IPK homolog isoform X1, whose amino-acid sequence MSDDNGKSDKDNQWQSPRAPHQQKEEEDTKLWGILLFGLIGASATTLAVSHLRRTVDWVYTQLSRSKSSWSGGNGRSFRSSFQEDAWKRYNRRLQEEYEEEMERVERIRRMQNVFNRERNKYKRGYESWRENDPGAYHQHHQRDDWYWKAETFYREQQSNNHRGTPRVRTSYLLSHHYTVLGLDRCRKTPYTDAEIKTAFQSKAKQFHPDQNQDNKEAAEAKFKEVMTSYDAIKLERKSSRA is encoded by the exons ATGAGTGACGACAATGGCAAATCGGATAAGGATAATCAATGGCAATCGCCAAGAGCACCGCATCAAcagaaagaggaagaggataCGAAACTCTGGGGAATTCTTCTCTTCGGTTTGATCGGTGCCTCTGCCACCACTCTTGCC GTTAGTCATCTGCGGAGAACTGTTGATTGGGTATACACTCAG TTGAGCAGGTCAAAATCATCATGGAGTGGAGGAAATGGCCGTTCTTTCCGGTCATCGTTTCAGGAGGATGCATGGAAAAGGTATAATCGTAGGCTGCAAGAGGAgtatgaagaagaaatggagaggGTG GAGCGTATAAGGCGCATGCAGAATGTATTCAACCGAGAGAGGAACAAATACAAGAGAGGTTATGAAAGCTGGAGAGAGAATGATCCTGGTGCATATCATCAGCATCACCAGCGAGATGATTGGTATTGGAAGGCCGAGACATTTTACAGAGAGCAACAAAGTAATAATCATAGGGGAACTCCAAGAGTCAGAACAAGTTACTTGTTATCTCATCATTACACAGTTTTGGGTCTCGACAG GTGTCGAAAAACACCTTACACAGATGCTGAGATTAAG ACAGCATTCCAATCCAAGGCGAAGCAGTTTCATCCAGATCAGAACCAGGATAATAAAG AGGCTGCTGAGGCCAAGTTCAAAGAGGTGATGACATCTTACGACGCCATAAAGTTAGAAAGAAAGAGCAGTAGAGCGTAA
- the LOC111798369 gene encoding uncharacterized protein LOC111798369 isoform X2 gives MAIAKSTASTERGRGYETLGNSSLRFDRCLCHHSCLICGELLIGYTLRSKSSWSGGNGRSFRSSFQEDAWKRYNRRLQEEYEEEMERVERIRRMQNVFNRERNKYKRGYESWRENDPGAYHQHHQRDDWYWKAETFYREQQSNNHRGTPRVRTSYLLSHHYTVLGLDRCRKTPYTDAEIKTAFQSKAKQFHPDQNQDNKEAAEAKFKEVMTSYDAIKLERKSSRA, from the exons ATGGCAATCGCCAAGAGCACCGCATCAAcagaaagaggaagaggataCGAAACTCTGGGGAATTCTTCTCTTCGGTTTGATCGGTGCCTCTGCCACCACTCTTGCC TCATCTGCGGAGAACTGTTGATTGGGTATACACTCAG GTCAAAATCATCATGGAGTGGAGGAAATGGCCGTTCTTTCCGGTCATCGTTTCAGGAGGATGCATGGAAAAGGTATAATCGTAGGCTGCAAGAGGAgtatgaagaagaaatggagaggGTG GAGCGTATAAGGCGCATGCAGAATGTATTCAACCGAGAGAGGAACAAATACAAGAGAGGTTATGAAAGCTGGAGAGAGAATGATCCTGGTGCATATCATCAGCATCACCAGCGAGATGATTGGTATTGGAAGGCCGAGACATTTTACAGAGAGCAACAAAGTAATAATCATAGGGGAACTCCAAGAGTCAGAACAAGTTACTTGTTATCTCATCATTACACAGTTTTGGGTCTCGACAG GTGTCGAAAAACACCTTACACAGATGCTGAGATTAAG ACAGCATTCCAATCCAAGGCGAAGCAGTTTCATCCAGATCAGAACCAGGATAATAAAG AGGCTGCTGAGGCCAAGTTCAAAGAGGTGATGACATCTTACGACGCCATAAAGTTAGAAAGAAAGAGCAGTAGAGCGTAA